Proteins encoded in a region of the Bradyrhizobium sp. CB3481 genome:
- a CDS encoding glycosyltransferase family 4 protein, producing the protein MTLASSTSRPLKILAIGYATSTHVVNRVRCFGGLGHEVYLLGTPSAGLIEVTELTPSVRPGQDEWLSRLARWGSKLIGRNLSGLSDMARLFLDFRRLIRSTNPDIIHVHYAYSTWAWLAGALGYRPLVVSVMGGDVLFEEQGEPTPRGISLTKRLFAAADRITAKSDFLIAKLNELGGYGGKATRVVWGVDPQQFRPLDASNLRAECGIPDHARIVLSPKILQPFYNIDVLVEAMALVVKQVPSAHLVVTEYGANPQYRAELLAQIERLGLAGHVSFVGHIAHDQMPLFYSLAEVAVGIPQSDGLPQTLLEAMACGVPNVVGRLDRYGEIVKDGESVLFADIEPASVASAILRLLEEKPLRDAIVARGREIVVEEANFPNDVRRVEAIYRELASQPIRRSWYRPMMLIDVARYWLRI; encoded by the coding sequence ATGACTTTGGCGTCATCCACATCCCGCCCGCTGAAGATCCTGGCGATCGGCTACGCGACGAGCACGCACGTGGTGAACAGGGTGCGCTGTTTCGGCGGCCTTGGGCATGAGGTCTATCTGTTGGGCACACCATCGGCAGGTCTCATCGAGGTTACGGAGCTTACACCGTCCGTTCGCCCGGGCCAGGACGAATGGCTCTCGCGTTTGGCGCGCTGGGGAAGCAAGCTGATCGGGCGCAATTTGAGTGGTCTGTCTGATATGGCGAGGTTGTTCCTCGACTTTCGCCGTCTGATAAGATCGACAAACCCCGACATCATCCACGTGCACTATGCATATAGCACGTGGGCCTGGCTGGCAGGCGCGTTGGGCTACCGTCCGCTGGTGGTCAGCGTGATGGGTGGAGATGTGCTGTTCGAGGAGCAGGGCGAGCCGACACCACGTGGAATTTCGCTGACCAAGCGCCTGTTTGCTGCGGCCGACCGCATCACCGCAAAATCCGACTTTCTGATTGCCAAGCTCAATGAACTGGGCGGCTATGGCGGCAAGGCGACCAGGGTGGTATGGGGGGTTGATCCTCAACAGTTCCGGCCGCTTGATGCGTCAAACCTTCGCGCCGAGTGCGGAATCCCGGACCATGCCCGGATCGTGCTCAGCCCAAAAATCCTGCAGCCTTTCTATAATATCGACGTTCTTGTCGAGGCTATGGCGCTGGTGGTCAAACAGGTTCCATCGGCCCACCTCGTTGTCACGGAATATGGCGCCAACCCGCAGTACCGCGCAGAGCTGTTGGCCCAGATTGAGCGGCTTGGCCTCGCGGGTCATGTGAGCTTTGTCGGTCACATCGCCCATGACCAGATGCCGCTCTTCTACTCCCTTGCGGAAGTGGCGGTCGGAATTCCGCAATCTGACGGTTTGCCGCAGACCTTGCTTGAAGCGATGGCCTGTGGTGTCCCGAATGTAGTTGGCAGACTCGACCGCTACGGAGAGATTGTCAAAGATGGCGAGAGCGTTCTGTTTGCCGATATCGAGCCGGCAAGTGTCGCGAGCGCTATCCTCAGATTGCTGGAGGAAAAGCCATTGCGGGATGCGATCGTCGCAAGGGGGCGGGAAATTGTCGTCGAGGAGGCGAACTTCCCGAACGACGTGCGGCGCGTGGAGGCAATATACCGCGAATTGGCTTCGCAGCCCATAAGGCGTTCCTGGTATCGCCCGATGATGCTGATCGATGTAGCGCGCTACTGGCTCAGAATCTGA
- a CDS encoding class I SAM-dependent methyltransferase, with product MKPIVPLICPDTGEQLKPIPPSEEISDKTTELRSCSGRAYSVIGGVPRFVPPENYAAAFGLQWKTFRKTQLDSYTGTSISRDRLERCLGGFGAVRGKKVLEAGCGAGRFTEVLLAEGAQVLACDLSTAVEANRENCGSRDGYFVCQADIRALPVAPRSFDVVICLGVIQHTPDPDETIRVLAGHVAPGGLLVIDHYRYGHEDMTKTRQRLRKFLIRQDPKVAMNLVRLLVAALWPLHRLSWHLRKLALGGRFRQAVLHFSPVLDYHDYYGQLGPKLLYAWAVLDTHDALTDRYKHKRSTEQIAQALDAAGLVQIEVSYGGNGVEARGLVPKLSPAGV from the coding sequence ATGAAACCGATTGTTCCGCTTATTTGCCCCGACACGGGTGAACAACTGAAGCCCATTCCACCGTCCGAGGAAATTTCCGACAAAACGACAGAGCTGCGGTCATGCAGCGGCCGCGCTTACTCAGTGATCGGAGGCGTTCCACGCTTTGTTCCGCCTGAGAACTACGCTGCGGCATTTGGACTGCAGTGGAAGACTTTCAGGAAGACCCAGTTGGACTCCTACACCGGAACATCGATCAGCCGGGATCGGCTGGAGCGATGTTTGGGCGGCTTCGGCGCGGTGCGGGGCAAGAAAGTGCTGGAGGCAGGATGCGGCGCTGGCCGGTTTACGGAAGTGCTGCTGGCAGAAGGCGCGCAGGTCCTTGCATGCGATCTTTCCACGGCGGTTGAAGCAAACCGCGAAAATTGTGGCTCAAGGGATGGATATTTTGTTTGTCAGGCCGACATACGCGCGCTTCCGGTTGCGCCTCGATCTTTCGATGTTGTGATCTGCCTTGGGGTCATTCAGCACACGCCTGACCCCGACGAGACCATCCGGGTGCTCGCCGGCCACGTTGCTCCAGGGGGGCTTCTGGTCATTGATCACTATCGATATGGTCATGAGGATATGACCAAGACGCGGCAGCGCTTGCGCAAATTCCTCATCCGGCAGGATCCAAAAGTTGCGATGAATCTTGTAAGGCTGCTTGTTGCAGCTCTCTGGCCTCTACACCGACTGAGCTGGCATTTGCGAAAACTGGCGCTCGGCGGCAGATTCAGACAAGCCGTCTTGCATTTTTCGCCTGTTCTCGACTACCACGACTATTATGGACAATTGGGACCCAAGTTGCTCTATGCATGGGCCGTCCTGGATACTCACGACGCGCTTACAGATCGATACAAGCACAAAAGATCGACGGAGCAGATTGCGCAGGCTCTCGATGCTGCTGGGCTGGTTCAGATCGAAGTAAGCTATGGCGGGAATGGCGTCGAGGCGCGGGGTCTGGTTCCGAAGCTATCTCCCGCCGGAGTCTAA
- the asnB gene encoding asparagine synthase (glutamine-hydrolyzing) — MCGIAGFLSLTSEPYPQSGVALRAMSSLIAHRGPDGTGEWTSSDRRVGFVHRRLAIIDLSPSGAQPMIAPNGTVITYNGEIYNYIELRNELSSRWEFRSTSDTEVILAAYERWGDDCVSHLRGMFAFAIWDEKKQRLFAARDRFGIKPLYYTEQRGRLFFASEAKALLPLLPEIRTDSSALAEYLTFQYTIGAKTLFEHVNALLPGHVLTVDHGNISVRRYWDVQYAVDFDHSPRYFEARFKELIADSMKIHLRADVPIGGYVSGGLDSSLVALLASRHDHRNRLAFHGRFTEYPGYDESRYAQEVGRLADMTLHMADITAEDFRTSLHDVIYHLDFPVAGPGSFPQFMVSALAARHVKVVLGGQGGDELLGGYARYLVAYFEQCIKAAMDGTYQEGNYVVTIESIVPNLGLLREYKPMIKEFWREGLFEDLDERYFRLIDRSTDMVGEVDWGALDKARVFEAFRGIFNNQDNVRKEAYFDKMTHFDFKCLLPALLQVEDRMSMAHGLESRVPLLDHPLVEFLATVPADVKFKGGQMKQLMKTAYRDILPADVLKRRDKMGFPVPLKEWFEGSLRSFVTDIFDQQRARERDYFNSGVVLANFQKASRFSRKAWGLLSLELWHQRFHDRAAEFRAMVQS; from the coding sequence ATGTGTGGAATTGCCGGTTTCCTTTCACTGACGTCCGAGCCGTATCCTCAGAGCGGGGTGGCGCTGCGCGCGATGTCTTCGCTGATCGCCCATCGTGGTCCTGATGGCACCGGTGAATGGACGTCGAGCGACCGGCGCGTGGGCTTCGTCCATCGACGGCTTGCGATCATAGACCTGTCGCCGAGCGGTGCGCAGCCAATGATCGCGCCAAACGGCACCGTGATCACGTACAATGGCGAGATCTACAACTATATCGAACTGCGTAACGAGTTGTCGTCTCGATGGGAGTTTCGCTCGACTTCAGACACAGAAGTGATCCTTGCCGCCTATGAGAGGTGGGGAGATGATTGCGTATCTCATCTGAGGGGAATGTTTGCGTTCGCGATCTGGGATGAGAAAAAGCAAAGACTGTTTGCTGCGCGTGATCGTTTCGGCATCAAACCACTCTACTATACCGAGCAGAGGGGGAGGCTCTTCTTTGCGTCAGAGGCCAAGGCCCTGCTGCCCCTGCTGCCCGAAATTCGCACCGATTCGAGTGCGCTCGCGGAATATCTGACTTTCCAGTATACGATCGGCGCCAAGACGCTCTTTGAACATGTCAACGCGCTGCTGCCCGGACATGTGCTCACGGTCGACCACGGAAATATCAGCGTTCGTCGCTACTGGGATGTGCAGTATGCCGTCGATTTCGATCACAGCCCGAGGTATTTCGAAGCGCGCTTCAAGGAGTTGATCGCCGACTCCATGAAGATCCATTTGCGGGCGGATGTACCGATCGGCGGATATGTCTCAGGAGGGCTCGACTCCAGTCTCGTGGCGTTGCTGGCCTCGCGTCACGACCACCGCAATCGTCTCGCATTCCACGGCCGGTTCACGGAGTATCCCGGGTACGACGAGAGCCGATATGCACAGGAGGTCGGAAGGCTGGCCGACATGACCTTGCACATGGCGGATATCACCGCGGAGGACTTCAGGACCTCGCTCCACGATGTCATCTATCATCTTGATTTTCCGGTCGCCGGTCCCGGTTCGTTTCCGCAATTCATGGTCTCGGCGCTCGCTGCGAGGCATGTGAAAGTCGTTCTCGGCGGGCAGGGCGGGGACGAACTGCTTGGAGGCTACGCACGATATCTCGTGGCCTACTTCGAGCAATGCATCAAGGCCGCGATGGACGGCACCTACCAGGAAGGAAACTACGTCGTCACGATCGAGTCCATCGTTCCGAATCTCGGTCTGCTCCGTGAATACAAGCCGATGATCAAGGAGTTTTGGCGCGAGGGGCTGTTCGAGGATCTGGACGAGCGGTATTTCAGGCTCATTGATCGCTCCACCGACATGGTCGGCGAAGTGGATTGGGGGGCGCTCGACAAGGCGCGGGTCTTCGAGGCGTTCCGCGGGATCTTCAATAATCAGGACAACGTCAGAAAAGAGGCCTACTTCGACAAGATGACTCACTTCGATTTCAAGTGCCTGTTGCCGGCGTTGCTGCAGGTTGAAGATCGAATGAGCATGGCGCACGGGCTCGAGAGCCGGGTGCCTCTGCTTGATCATCCGCTGGTCGAGTTCCTCGCCACGGTTCCTGCCGACGTCAAGTTCAAAGGCGGGCAGATGAAGCAGCTTATGAAGACCGCCTATCGTGACATCCTGCCGGCCGACGTATTGAAACGGCGAGACAAGATGGGTTTCCCGGTTCCCCTGAAGGAATGGTTCGAGGGATCGCTTCGCAGCTTCGTGACGGATATTTTCGATCAGCAGCGGGCGCGAGAGCGCGACTATTTCAACAGTGGCGTGGTGCTCGCAAACTTTCAGAAGGCGTCTCGTTTCTCGCGCAAGGCCTGGGGGCTATTGTCGCTCGAGCTATGGCACCAGCGCTTCCATGATCGGGCGGCCGAATTCAGAGCTATGGTTCAATCCTAG
- a CDS encoding nucleotide sugar dehydrogenase, which produces MGHGRNIAVIGLGYVGLPVAVSFARSGAPVVGFDIDQRRVTELKDGHDRTREVEAHDLHQESLVFSSDRAAMARSDFYIVTVPTPIDEARRPDLRAMISASRSVGAVLKKGDIVVYESTVYPGAVEEECIPILNETSGLKAGDDFTVGYSPERINPGDRQHRFETIAKVVSAQDERTLDIVAAVYGSVVTAGVHRASSIKVAEAAKVIENTQRDLNIAFMNELSLIFQALNIDTADVLAAARTKWNFLPFQPGLVGGHCIGVDPYYLTFRAEKAGYHPEVILAGRRINDGMGQRVARECVRGLLRRKAQSGVVTVLGLTFKEDVPDTRNSRVIDIVSELQSFGLTVQLHDPLANAADAEEEYGVKLLPLRELQSADAVILAVAHNEYASGGWPLIQRLLIGGNGLVFDVKSKLDRGSKPVGIELLRL; this is translated from the coding sequence ATGGGACACGGACGCAACATCGCTGTAATCGGGTTGGGCTATGTCGGTTTGCCTGTCGCCGTGTCGTTTGCGCGATCGGGTGCGCCGGTAGTCGGATTCGATATCGATCAAAGACGGGTGACCGAACTCAAAGACGGTCACGATCGTACGAGAGAGGTCGAAGCGCATGATCTGCACCAGGAGTCACTCGTCTTCTCGTCCGATCGCGCCGCGATGGCAAGGTCCGACTTCTACATTGTAACGGTGCCAACGCCGATCGATGAGGCGAGGCGGCCGGACTTGAGGGCAATGATCTCCGCATCGCGCTCAGTTGGTGCGGTGCTGAAGAAGGGCGATATTGTTGTCTATGAGTCGACGGTGTACCCCGGCGCCGTCGAAGAAGAGTGCATTCCGATCCTGAACGAGACATCAGGGCTCAAGGCGGGGGACGATTTCACGGTCGGCTATTCGCCGGAGCGAATAAATCCAGGCGACAGGCAGCATCGGTTTGAAACCATCGCCAAGGTGGTGTCGGCGCAGGATGAGCGAACGCTCGATATTGTGGCCGCCGTTTACGGGTCGGTCGTGACAGCCGGCGTTCATCGTGCATCTTCCATCAAGGTGGCGGAGGCCGCGAAGGTCATCGAAAATACGCAGCGCGATCTGAATATCGCCTTCATGAACGAGTTGTCGTTGATCTTTCAGGCGCTCAATATTGACACTGCGGATGTGTTGGCTGCGGCGCGCACCAAGTGGAACTTCCTGCCTTTCCAACCGGGGCTTGTCGGCGGCCATTGCATCGGTGTCGATCCTTATTACCTGACCTTTCGGGCGGAGAAGGCCGGCTATCATCCGGAGGTCATTCTCGCAGGCCGACGCATCAATGATGGCATGGGGCAGCGTGTGGCGCGAGAATGCGTGAGGGGGCTGTTGCGACGCAAGGCGCAAAGCGGCGTCGTCACGGTTCTTGGGCTCACATTCAAGGAAGATGTCCCGGACACGCGCAACTCGCGGGTCATTGATATTGTGAGCGAGTTGCAATCGTTCGGCTTGACAGTGCAGTTGCATGATCCTCTCGCAAACGCGGCCGATGCTGAGGAGGAATATGGAGTCAAGCTGCTGCCGCTGCGCGAACTGCAGTCGGCGGATGCCGTCATTCTTGCCGTAGCACATAACGAATATGCGAGCGGCGGGTGGCCGCTTATCCAGCGGCTGCTGATTGGCGGCAATGGCTTGGTTTTTGATGTGAAATCGAAGCTCGACCGCGGCTCGAAGCCGGTCGGCATTGAATTGTTGCGACTTTGA
- a CDS encoding NAD-dependent epimerase, which yields MASKVVLVTGAAGFIGFHVSQRLLSEGFDVVGVDNINHYYDPKLKGARLDVLKSNSRFCTEKLDLAHRQMTKALFERHRFGKVIHLAAQAGVRYSIQDPHAYVDANMQGFVNVLEGCRHNGCEHLVYASSSSVYGANTKLPFSIEDRVDHPISLYAASKRANELMAHAYSHLYRLPTTGLRFFTVYGPWGRPDMAMFVFARSILAGEPIKLFNHGKMRRDFTYVDDVSKCIVGLIDRAPQGFGDLSSDKPGTSATSVPWRIYNIGNNNPEELTYVVSLLEKELGKAAIREMLPMQPGDVEATYADVKDLEQDIGFRPATQIEEGVARFVKWYRDYYRI from the coding sequence ATGGCGAGCAAGGTAGTTCTTGTCACCGGAGCCGCCGGTTTCATCGGCTTCCATGTCAGTCAGCGTCTTCTATCGGAAGGCTTCGACGTCGTCGGCGTCGACAACATCAACCATTATTATGATCCAAAGCTCAAAGGGGCGCGCCTTGACGTGCTCAAGAGCAACTCTCGATTTTGCACCGAAAAGCTCGATCTTGCTCATCGGCAGATGACGAAGGCGTTGTTTGAACGGCATCGCTTTGGCAAGGTGATCCATCTTGCTGCGCAGGCCGGCGTCCGATATTCGATCCAGGATCCGCACGCTTACGTCGACGCGAATATGCAGGGCTTCGTCAACGTCCTGGAAGGATGCCGTCACAACGGATGCGAGCATCTTGTCTATGCGTCCTCGTCGTCGGTCTATGGCGCCAACACCAAGTTGCCATTCTCGATTGAAGACCGTGTCGATCATCCGATCAGTCTCTATGCTGCTTCCAAGAGGGCGAATGAGCTGATGGCTCATGCCTACAGTCATCTTTACCGCCTTCCTACGACAGGTCTGCGCTTCTTTACGGTCTACGGTCCATGGGGCCGGCCTGATATGGCGATGTTTGTGTTTGCCAGATCCATTCTGGCTGGCGAGCCAATAAAGCTGTTCAATCATGGTAAAATGCGGCGAGACTTCACCTATGTCGATGACGTCAGCAAATGTATCGTTGGTCTCATCGACCGGGCGCCGCAAGGCTTTGGCGATTTGAGCAGCGATAAGCCGGGTACCTCGGCGACCAGCGTCCCGTGGCGGATCTATAATATTGGCAACAATAATCCCGAGGAACTGACATACGTCGTTTCTCTTCTCGAAAAGGAATTGGGGAAGGCGGCCATCAGGGAGATGTTGCCGATGCAGCCTGGCGATGTCGAGGCAACCTACGCCGACGTCAAGGATCTCGAGCAAGATATCGGCTTTCGTCCCGCGACACAGATCGAGGAAGGTGTCGCTCGCTTCGTCAAATGGTACCGGGATTACTACCGGATTTAG
- a CDS encoding NAD-dependent epimerase/dehydratase family protein, giving the protein MKIFVTGGAGQVGSTVIDMFLSRGDEVVAIDNYATGRADNLTKHAKLMLIEDTIANAEVINRLFSDFRPEIVVHTAASYKDPEDWGTDALVNAVGTANVAKACKAHGVSRLIYFQTALCYGTKPLQSPIPLDHPINPVNSSYAISKTAGENYVQFSGVDWVTFRLANVIGPRNVSGPLPIFYGRLSKGQKCFVTPARRDFCYADDLARVVVKAADGAGSGTYHFSSGKDVAIKELYDAVVRAMKLNDYPEPEIKPLGPDDAPSILLDPDRTFKDFGAIEFTSLDDIARMSVERWQRDGVVGGYTHLKEARAEIRS; this is encoded by the coding sequence ATGAAAATCTTTGTCACCGGCGGAGCCGGACAGGTCGGATCAACGGTCATAGACATGTTCTTGTCGCGCGGCGATGAGGTCGTTGCGATCGACAACTATGCGACCGGTCGGGCCGACAATCTGACCAAGCACGCAAAGCTTATGCTGATTGAAGACACGATCGCGAACGCCGAGGTCATCAATCGGCTGTTTTCGGATTTCCGGCCCGAGATCGTCGTCCACACTGCGGCGTCCTATAAAGATCCCGAAGATTGGGGCACCGATGCGCTGGTCAATGCCGTTGGCACGGCCAATGTCGCCAAAGCGTGCAAGGCGCATGGTGTATCTCGCCTCATCTACTTTCAGACGGCTCTTTGCTACGGTACGAAACCGCTGCAATCTCCTATCCCGCTTGATCATCCAATCAATCCCGTCAATTCGAGCTATGCAATCTCGAAGACGGCTGGAGAGAACTACGTTCAGTTTTCCGGAGTTGACTGGGTGACTTTCCGGCTGGCCAATGTGATCGGACCGCGAAACGTTTCCGGGCCGCTCCCCATCTTCTACGGTCGGTTGTCCAAGGGACAGAAGTGTTTCGTCACGCCGGCGCGTCGGGACTTCTGCTATGCGGACGACTTGGCGCGGGTTGTCGTCAAGGCTGCCGATGGCGCCGGCAGCGGCACCTACCATTTCTCCTCGGGCAAGGATGTCGCGATTAAGGAGCTTTATGACGCCGTGGTGCGCGCAATGAAGCTCAATGATTATCCTGAACCGGAAATCAAGCCGCTCGGCCCCGACGACGCGCCTTCCATTCTTCTTGACCCGGACCGCACATTCAAGGACTTCGGAGCGATAGAGTTCACTTCGCTCGATGACATTGCGCGCATGTCGGTGGAGCGATGGCAGAGGGATGGCGTTGTCGGAGGTTATACGCACCTGAAGGAAGCGCGGGCGGAAATCCGCAGTTGA
- a CDS encoding NAD-dependent epimerase/dehydratase family protein produces the protein MRIVITGGAGCLGSNLLEHWLPQGHELLVIDNFATGKREVVPALPGLTLVEGSVADRDLVLRTFAEFKPTHVVHSAASYKDPANWREDITTNVEGTANVVEAARRAAVTRILNFQTVLCYGRPESMPIPVEHPLRPFTSYGISKVAGEQYLAMSGLPFVSLRLANVTGPRLAIGPIPTFYKRLKAGQACFCSDAQRDFLDMSDFLAAVDIAMTAAAPDGIFNVASGVGHSIKEIYDLVRSHLGMAADPDVKVVPVGDDDVPSVVPDPSRTHALLGWRAKVPFEETIRRLLAWYDAHGVSDVYSHLAEPKS, from the coding sequence ATGCGCATTGTCATTACTGGTGGCGCAGGCTGCCTCGGCTCGAATCTTCTTGAGCATTGGTTGCCGCAAGGTCACGAGCTCCTCGTCATTGACAACTTTGCGACCGGTAAGCGCGAGGTTGTGCCGGCTCTTCCCGGTCTGACGCTTGTCGAAGGCTCAGTCGCCGATCGCGATCTGGTACTGCGGACATTTGCCGAGTTCAAGCCAACTCACGTTGTTCACTCAGCCGCTTCCTACAAAGACCCCGCCAATTGGCGGGAAGACATTACGACGAATGTCGAGGGGACTGCAAACGTCGTCGAAGCGGCGCGCCGCGCGGCTGTTACCCGCATCCTGAACTTCCAGACTGTATTGTGTTATGGCAGACCAGAGAGCATGCCTATTCCCGTCGAGCATCCGCTGCGGCCGTTCACTAGCTACGGAATTTCCAAAGTCGCTGGCGAACAATATTTGGCGATGAGTGGCTTGCCCTTCGTCTCGCTTCGGCTTGCGAATGTAACCGGCCCTCGTCTAGCGATAGGTCCGATTCCGACCTTCTACAAACGCCTGAAGGCGGGCCAGGCATGCTTTTGCAGTGACGCCCAGCGTGATTTCCTGGACATGTCCGACTTTCTCGCCGCAGTCGATATAGCAATGACTGCTGCTGCGCCGGATGGTATCTTTAACGTGGCCAGCGGGGTAGGGCATTCGATCAAGGAAATATACGATCTGGTACGATCACATCTGGGCATGGCCGCCGATCCCGACGTCAAAGTAGTACCCGTGGGCGATGACGACGTGCCGTCGGTCGTTCCGGACCCGAGCCGAACACATGCCTTGCTTGGCTGGCGGGCGAAAGTGCCGTTTGAGGAAACGATCCGGCGGCTTCTCGCGTGGTATGACGCGCATGGCGTGAGCGACGTTTACAGCCATCTGGCCGAACCAAAGAGCTGA
- a CDS encoding NAD-dependent epimerase/dehydratase family protein, which produces MMSFEGATILVVGGAGFVGSNLVRMLLERGPTRIVVVDNLLSADSSNVPDDPRIDFIPRSITEDAVLAAQPQDLDYVFHLACYHGNQSSIANPLADHENNTLTTLKLFEKLKDVKSLQKVVYAAAGCAVAEKTFGGASATKEDAPVSLFHDSPYSISKLIGEMYGNYYWSRYKLPFVKARFQNVYGPGEILGAGQWRGTVHTVWRNVSPTFIWKALHGEALPVENGGVASRDFIYVEDMARGLMACALSGEPGEIYNLASGAETTILELAKRVNTITGNKTPIALAPARDWDRSGQRFGDPAKAREKLGFVATVGHEDGLNRTVDWTRKNRERILSCMRNHIGHVPEVGKYS; this is translated from the coding sequence ATGATGTCTTTTGAGGGGGCGACCATTCTCGTGGTTGGCGGAGCCGGCTTCGTCGGCTCCAATCTGGTCCGAATGCTGCTGGAGAGGGGCCCGACGCGCATTGTGGTCGTCGACAATCTTTTGTCGGCGGACTCCTCGAATGTTCCGGATGATCCGCGCATCGACTTCATTCCGCGATCCATTACCGAAGATGCGGTGCTCGCCGCACAGCCGCAGGACCTCGACTACGTCTTCCATCTCGCCTGTTATCATGGGAATCAGTCGTCGATCGCCAATCCGCTCGCCGATCACGAGAACAACACCCTTACGACGCTGAAGCTTTTTGAGAAGCTCAAGGATGTGAAGTCGTTGCAGAAGGTGGTATATGCGGCGGCTGGTTGCGCAGTAGCGGAGAAGACGTTTGGGGGCGCTAGCGCAACGAAAGAGGATGCACCGGTTTCTCTGTTTCACGACAGTCCGTATTCAATCTCCAAATTGATTGGCGAGATGTACGGGAATTACTATTGGTCCCGCTACAAGCTGCCGTTTGTGAAAGCCCGCTTTCAAAACGTCTACGGACCCGGCGAGATTCTGGGGGCTGGCCAGTGGCGCGGAACGGTGCACACCGTCTGGCGAAACGTAAGTCCAACCTTCATCTGGAAGGCGTTGCACGGCGAGGCCTTGCCTGTCGAAAATGGCGGAGTTGCATCCCGCGATTTTATTTACGTGGAAGATATGGCGAGAGGGCTTATGGCGTGTGCGCTGTCGGGCGAGCCGGGAGAAATCTACAATCTCGCCTCCGGCGCTGAGACCACCATCCTTGAGCTCGCGAAGCGGGTGAACACGATTACTGGCAACAAGACGCCGATCGCGTTGGCGCCGGCGCGCGACTGGGACAGATCGGGACAGCGCTTTGGTGATCCTGCCAAGGCCCGGGAGAAGCTCGGCTTCGTCGCGACCGTTGGGCACGAAGACGGCCTCAACAGGACGGTGGACTGGACGCGCAAGAACCGCGAGCGAATCCTGAGCTGCATGCGAAATCACATCGGGCATGTGCCCGAGGTCGGCAAATACTCGTGA
- the wecB gene encoding UDP-N-acetylglucosamine 2-epimerase (non-hydrolyzing) yields MTPLKILTIVGARPQFIKAAAISRAIREIDGLSEVMIHTGQHFDSNMSDIFFEELDIRQPQHHLAINGGGHGDMTGRMLIAIEPILVAERPDWVVVYGDTNSTLAGSLAASKLHIPVAHVEAGLRSYNRRMPEEINRVVTDHLSTLHFCPTATAVANLAVEGVTQGVHHVGDVMYDATLFAIDKAEKASTALSDLKLRPKEYAVATVHRAENTDDPRQLRAVVQFLQERAESHPVVLPLHPRTRQAASRMGVSLDRLRVIEPVGYLDMVKLLHHAVGVYTDSGGVQKEAYFHRVPCITLRDETEWTETVTHGWNRLWKGPERGTPREIEEYGKGRAAFDIVHLLASNRAST; encoded by the coding sequence GTGACGCCGCTAAAGATCCTCACCATCGTTGGCGCCCGCCCGCAGTTTATCAAAGCTGCGGCCATCAGTCGCGCCATTCGCGAGATCGACGGGCTTTCGGAAGTGATGATCCACACCGGTCAGCACTTCGATTCCAATATGTCCGATATCTTCTTTGAAGAACTGGATATTCGACAGCCACAGCATCATCTGGCCATCAACGGGGGTGGTCATGGCGACATGACAGGCCGGATGCTGATCGCGATCGAGCCAATCTTGGTTGCCGAGAGGCCGGACTGGGTCGTGGTCTATGGCGACACAAATTCCACGCTGGCCGGATCATTGGCTGCGTCCAAATTGCACATTCCGGTGGCGCATGTTGAAGCTGGGCTTCGCTCTTACAATCGGCGCATGCCGGAGGAAATCAATCGCGTCGTCACCGACCATCTTTCCACGTTACACTTCTGTCCCACGGCGACGGCAGTTGCGAACCTGGCAGTTGAGGGGGTTACCCAGGGCGTACATCATGTTGGTGACGTGATGTACGACGCTACCTTGTTCGCAATAGACAAGGCAGAGAAGGCTTCGACGGCACTTTCCGACCTGAAGTTACGGCCAAAGGAGTACGCCGTTGCAACGGTTCATCGCGCGGAGAATACCGACGATCCCCGACAGCTGCGAGCGGTCGTGCAGTTTTTGCAGGAGCGGGCAGAAAGCCATCCCGTAGTACTGCCGTTGCACCCGCGTACCCGGCAGGCGGCATCCCGAATGGGAGTGAGTCTGGATCGCCTGCGGGTCATCGAACCGGTCGGCTACCTCGATATGGTAAAACTGCTGCACCATGCCGTCGGGGTTTACACGGATTCCGGCGGGGTTCAAAAGGAGGCTTATTTCCATCGCGTTCCATGCATCACTCTGCGAGACGAGACCGAATGGACGGAAACGGTCACGCATGGCTGGAACCGTCTCTGGAAGGGGCCCGAACGAGGCACACCTCGCGAGATTGAGGAGTATGGTAAGGGGCGCGCAGCGTTCGATATCGTTCACTTGTTGGCCTCGAACCGCGCCTCAACGTGA